A portion of the Faecalibacterium sp. I3-3-89 genome contains these proteins:
- the xseB gene encoding exodeoxyribonuclease VII small subunit, with translation MRAPKSFEDGMARLETILSQMQSEETTLTESVKLYAEAASLMEYCHAALEKASLQMEEIDAARSEKAEAEPKES, from the coding sequence ATGAGAGCACCCAAAAGCTTTGAGGACGGCATGGCCCGTCTGGAAACCATCCTGAGCCAGATGCAGAGCGAGGAGACGACCCTTACGGAGTCGGTCAAGCTTTATGCAGAAGCGGCTTCGCTGATGGAATACTGCCATGCTGCGCTGGAAAAGGCGTCGCTCCAGATGGAGGAGATCGACGCTGCCCGCAGCGAAAAGGCAGAGGCAGAACCCAAAGAATCATAA
- a CDS encoding polyprenyl synthetase family protein translates to MESTEYKKQYGEYLARAEEALNRACERYLPEESEVCRAARYSLMGGGKRIRAVLVLAVCDMLHGSAEAAEQFAAAVEMLHCYSLIHDDLPCMDNDDMRRGKPSCHKAFGESTAMLAGDVLLTEAFEAVAGAPAPASVCVCAAQALGAGAGSRGMVYGQELDLKYEALAATEEQLRLIHRHKTGALINAAIQMGGAAAQADEAQRKALEAYAYGIGLVFQIVDDVLDVTSTAEQLGKPIGSDSENGKTTFVTLFGADGAMQLAEKLNDETCVALHNAFGEKSAFLEQLARTLLARRS, encoded by the coding sequence ATGGAGAGCACCGAGTATAAAAAGCAGTACGGCGAATATCTGGCCCGTGCAGAAGAAGCCCTGAACCGGGCGTGCGAGCGCTATCTGCCCGAGGAGTCTGAGGTCTGCCGTGCGGCACGCTACAGCCTGATGGGCGGCGGCAAACGCATCCGGGCCGTGCTGGTGCTGGCCGTGTGCGATATGCTCCACGGCAGCGCCGAGGCGGCGGAACAGTTTGCAGCGGCCGTTGAAATGCTGCACTGCTATTCGCTCATCCACGACGACCTGCCCTGCATGGACAATGACGATATGCGCCGGGGCAAGCCCTCCTGCCACAAGGCATTCGGAGAGTCTACTGCCATGCTGGCGGGCGATGTGCTGCTGACGGAGGCCTTCGAGGCTGTGGCCGGTGCGCCCGCTCCGGCATCGGTCTGCGTCTGCGCAGCACAGGCGCTCGGCGCAGGGGCCGGGAGCCGGGGCATGGTGTACGGACAGGAGCTTGACCTGAAATACGAGGCGCTCGCCGCTACGGAAGAACAGCTCCGCCTCATCCACCGCCACAAGACGGGGGCGCTCATCAATGCGGCCATCCAGATGGGCGGCGCGGCGGCACAGGCCGACGAGGCCCAGCGCAAAGCGCTGGAAGCCTACGCCTACGGCATCGGCCTAGTGTTCCAGATCGTGGACGATGTGCTGGATGTGACCAGCACCGCCGAGCAGCTGGGCAAGCCCATCGGCAGCGACAGCGAGAACGGTAAGACGACCTTCGTCACCCTGTTCGGCGCGGACGGAGCGATGCAGCTGGCGGAGAAACTGAACGATGAGACCTGTGTGGCGCTGCATAACGCATTCGGCGAAAAGAGCGCTTTTCTGGAGCAGCTGGCCCGCACGCTGCTGGCCCGCCGCAGCTGA
- a CDS encoding divergent PAP2 family protein, which yields MQLIKELFSVNEILTVSIVSWFVAQVLKTIINFILLGKFQLERMWGDGGMPSAHSATVCAMVIAAARSEGISSAIFAVASVVAIITMHDAMGVRHETGEQAKVLNQMIEEWIDISEKNAPFLQNMHLKEMVGHTPLQVMAGMVVGVVVGFLYPMHL from the coding sequence ATGCAACTGATCAAGGAATTGTTCTCGGTCAACGAGATACTGACGGTCTCCATCGTAAGCTGGTTCGTCGCGCAGGTGCTGAAGACGATCATCAACTTCATCCTGCTGGGCAAATTCCAGCTCGAACGGATGTGGGGCGATGGTGGCATGCCCAGCGCCCACAGCGCCACGGTCTGTGCGATGGTCATTGCCGCCGCCCGCAGCGAGGGCATCAGCTCGGCTATCTTTGCAGTGGCCAGCGTAGTCGCCATCATCACCATGCACGATGCAATGGGCGTGCGCCACGAGACCGGCGAACAGGCAAAGGTGCTCAACCAGATGATCGAGGAGTGGATCGACATCAGCGAAAAAAACGCTCCCTTCCTTCAGAATATGCATCTGAAGGAGATGGTCGGACACACGCCGCTGCAGGTCATGGCAGGCATGGTCGTCGGCGTCGTCGTCGGCTTTTTGTATCCGATGCACCTCTAA
- the xseA gene encoding exodeoxyribonuclease VII large subunit: MAEVISVSALNQYVKTLLDANDILFDLALRGEIANFVQNARSGHCYFSLRDAAASVKAVMFRSDARRLGFRPEEGMKVVVRCRATLYERDGAFQVYVNEMFPDGIGAAQLAFEQLKAKLEQEGLFAAEHKKPLPAYPKCIGIVTSKTGAALQDIRNVISRRWPAAKLLLCPVSVQGFEAAQQVADAIGRLDRSGKVDEIIVARGGGSREDLWVFNAEVIARAAYRCKVPLISAIGHEIDFTILDFVADRRAPTPSAAAELAVPDRAELLRVLLQLEQRCQSTLQSRFAAASGRLERAGQQLSRDMTRRTLTAGQTKLEAYQKELEDAARSGIQKRTNQLRHAAALADSLSPYRVLGRGYAMVYDSKNRLCSADALSTGDRITLRGAAHTAECTVLSVEELNESTQKL, encoded by the coding sequence ATGGCTGAAGTGATCTCTGTCTCTGCCCTGAACCAGTACGTCAAGACCCTGCTGGATGCAAACGACATCCTGTTTGATCTGGCGCTGCGGGGCGAGATCGCAAACTTTGTACAGAATGCCCGCAGCGGCCACTGCTATTTTTCCCTTCGGGACGCAGCTGCCAGCGTCAAGGCGGTGATGTTCCGCTCGGATGCAAGGCGGCTCGGCTTCCGGCCTGAGGAAGGCATGAAGGTGGTCGTGCGCTGCCGTGCTACTCTTTACGAGCGGGACGGCGCGTTTCAGGTCTACGTCAACGAGATGTTCCCGGACGGCATCGGCGCGGCGCAGCTGGCCTTTGAGCAGCTGAAAGCCAAGCTCGAGCAGGAGGGACTTTTCGCGGCAGAGCATAAAAAGCCTCTGCCCGCTTACCCCAAATGCATCGGCATCGTCACCAGCAAGACCGGTGCGGCACTGCAGGACATCCGCAATGTCATCAGCCGACGCTGGCCGGCAGCAAAGCTATTGCTCTGCCCGGTCAGCGTGCAGGGCTTTGAGGCCGCGCAGCAGGTCGCCGACGCCATCGGGCGGCTGGACCGGAGCGGGAAAGTGGATGAGATCATTGTGGCCCGGGGCGGCGGCAGCCGGGAAGACCTCTGGGTCTTCAACGCCGAGGTCATCGCCCGGGCGGCGTACCGCTGCAAAGTGCCGCTCATCAGCGCCATCGGACACGAGATCGACTTTACCATTCTGGATTTCGTGGCGGACCGCCGTGCACCGACGCCGTCGGCAGCGGCAGAGCTAGCGGTTCCCGACCGTGCAGAGCTTCTGCGGGTACTGCTTCAGCTGGAACAGCGCTGCCAGAGCACCTTGCAGAGCCGTTTTGCTGCGGCATCGGGGCGTCTGGAAAGGGCCGGGCAGCAGCTTTCCCGCGACATGACCCGCCGGACGCTGACCGCCGGGCAGACAAAGCTCGAGGCATACCAAAAAGAACTTGAGGATGCAGCCCGGAGCGGCATCCAGAAGCGAACAAATCAGCTTCGTCATGCTGCCGCGCTGGCCGACTCCCTCAGCCCCTACCGGGTGCTGGGGCGCGGCTACGCGATGGTATACGACAGCAAAAACAGGCTGTGCAGCGCGGACGCCCTTTCTACGGGCGACCGGATCACCCTGCGCGGCGCAGCGCATACGGCAGAATGTACGGTCTTGTCCGTGGAGGAACTGAATGAGAGCACCCAAAAGCTTTGA